Within the Polaribacter pectinis genome, the region GTGCACTTGTCTGAACCAAAAACTATCCTTTCTCCTTTTATATGATGATGATCTTTTGGAAACATAGAATGTTTAACAAACTCATATCCTTTGGCATATACATTGTGTTGAGTACCAAAAGGCACTGTTTCTTTCTGTAGTTTAGATCTTTGATAAACAATACTTCGTTTTTCTCTATTAATTGGTGTTCCGTTTAAATTGTCTTCAATAAAATATTGCTGAATTTTATCTCTTTCTTCTTCAAAAAACCAGCGTAAACGTGCTACTAACGGAAATGCTCTTAATAAGGAATGTTTGGTTTGTAAACTGTCGTGAATTGCAATTAATGTTAGTAAGCCAGAAATTGATAAAAGAATTATAGTTCCTGTTTGCGGAATAAAATAGACTAAAACACCAAATAAAACGGTAATTAAAATAATTATAAAAAGTATTGTATTCCTCATTTTCTAGTTTAATTTTTAAAGAAAGTTAAAAATAATCTATTCCGTTGAAATACTAAAAATAGTTAGCAAATAAGTTGCGTTAGGGATTGAAACGGCATCCTTTTTTTGAGGAACGATAAAAAAGATATAGTGTAAAGCCCGACCTTTAGGTAACGCCCAAAATAATAAGAGATACTAAAAACAAGGTGGGCATAAAAAAGAAAAACTCCAACAAATGAATGTTGGAGTTTTAAATATGTTGAAAATTCTAAAAGAATTAGTCTTTTTTGAATTTTGCGTATTTGTTTTTAAATTTATCAATACGTCCTGCAGCATCAATAAGTTTAGATTTACCAGTGTAAAATGGGTGAGATGTTCTAGAAATCTCTAATTTTACTAAAGGATACTCAACACCATCCACTTCTAAAGTTTCTTTCGTGTCTACTGTAGAACGTGTTAAAAATACATCTTCGTTAGACATGTCTTTAAATGCTACCATTCTATAATTCTCTGGATGAATTCCTTTTTTCATTTTATTATATTTTAATACTTTAATGTTATGTTTGCATGAGAAAATTGGTAAAGTTTTCTCGTTTCTCTAAATAGTTGTTTTTTACTATTTTGAGGATGCAAATTTAACCATATTTTTTAATTAACAAATAAATAAATTGTTTTTATTTACTCTTAAACTAACTTTCTTTAAAATTAAGGTTCTTTTAAGGTACAAAAGTTGTTTTTTATGACTCTTTTTTTGAATATTTACTTTTTAAAACATTGAAATTTATACACATGAAATTTATACACATAATGAAAAATAAAGCTATTTTAATTTCCTTTTTTGCCTTTATATTTTTGGCTACTTCTTGTTCTGATGATTATTCGTTTTCATTAGAAACACCAAAGAAGACAACTTTAAACCAAACTATAAAGGTTTCTCTAAAAGAAAAAAATGACAAGGAAATAAAAAATATTCAATTTTTTGTAAACGGGAAGGAGGTTTCATCAGAAGGAAATTCTGTAACTATAAATACCACAGATCTTGGTGTTGGTAAACACAGTGTTTCTGCATTGACTTTTTTTGAAGGTGGTTCTAAAAAAACAAATAACTCTTTTGAAGTTTTTGCAGACAAACCATACCAAGCCTATACTTATAAAATAATTAATACATTTCCTCATGACACAAAAGCCTACACACAAGGTTTAGAGTATTACAATGGTTATCTTTATGAGACTACAGGACGTAATGGTCAATCTACTTTAAGAAAGGTTGAAATTGAAACTGGTAATGTTTTACAGAAAGTAGATTTAGATAAAAAGTATTTTGGTGAAGGTATGACTATTGTTAATGGTAAAATTATTTGGTTAACATGGCAAGCTAAAAAAGGTTTTGTGTTCGATTTAGAAACTTTTAAACAAGAAAAAGAGTTTGCTTATAATAAGAGTAAAGAAGGTTGGGGTTTAACACACAATGAAACTGAACTAATTAAATCTGATGGATCAAACAAAATTTGGTTTTTAGACAAAGAAACGCAACAAGAAAAACATTTTATACAAGCATACAATCATAAACAGAGTATTTCTCAATTAAATGAATTAGAGCTTATTGATGGTAAAATATATGCCAATTATTGGCAAAAACCTTTAATTGCAATTATTAATCCTGATAATGGTGTTGTAGAAGGTATTGTAGATTTAAGAGGCTTAAAGGCAGAAATGGAAAAAACCCAGAAATTAAAGGAACAGGATGATGTTTTAAACGGAATTGCATATGATGCTGAAAACAAAAGGCTTTTTGTTACCGGTAAAAATTGGGGAAAACTTTTTGAAATAGAATTGATTAAAAAGTAATAAGCAACCAAAATTAAAGTTATATTTTTAAACTAAATCGATTTTATGAGATATTTGTTAGGTTTTCTTATTTTTATTGTATTAATTTTTACAACTTCATGTAGAAAAAACTTTGATACAATTCCTAGTTTTGGCAATTTAGAATTCTCTAAAGACACTGTTTTTTTAGATACTATTTTCTCTAATATTGGTTCATCTACCTATAATTTAAAAGTATATAACAGAGGAAATAAAAGTATTACAATTCCTAAAATTGAATTAGAAAATGGAATTTCTTCTAATTATAGATTAAACGTAGACGGAATTCCTGGTAAAGAATTTATTGACATAGATATTTTAGCAAAAGACAGTATATATGTTTTTGTGGAAACTACGATAGATGCAAATAATGTTCCTAACCCATTATATACAGATAGAATATTGTTTGATAATGGTAATAATAAACAAGATGTAGATCTGGTTACTTTAGTGCAAGATGCCAACTTTATTTTTCCCGGAAAAGACCCAATATCAATGAAAATTGATAGTCTAACTTTAAATGGAGAACCAACTACAATTAAAGGTCGTTTTTTATCTGATACAGAACTTACTTTTACAAACGCAAAACCAACTGTAATTTATGGTTATGCAGCTGTACCTTCTAATAAAACATTAACTATTGAAGCTGGTGCAAAAGTCCATTTTCATAATAATTCTGGTTTAATTATAGAAGATAAAGCAACCTTAATTGTAAATGGAACTTTAACCGAAAAAGTAATTTTTGAAGGAGATAGATTAGAACATGGATTTAGCGAAATACCTGGGCAATGGGGTACAATTTGGATGCGTCCTGGAAGTAAAGACAACGAAATAAAACACGCGCAAATTAAAAACGGAATTATCGGAATTTTAATTGATAGTATTGGTGCTACCTCTACTCCAACTTTAAAGTTACAAAACACAGAAATTTACAACCATTCTAACTATGGTATTCTTGCCAGAGAAACCAATATTGAGGCACACAATGTTGTTATTGGTTCTGCTGGGCAAGCATCTTTAGCTGCAACAGTTGGCGGAACTTACAATTTTACACACAGTACTTTCGCAAACTTTTGGAACAACGGAATTAGACAATTACCAGCTGTTTTAGTAAATAATCATTTTACTTATGTAAACAATAACGGACAAGAAATTACGGAAACTAGAGATTTAAAAACAGCTAATTTTACCAATTGTATTTTTGATGGTAATAATGGTTTTGAGCTCTTTTTTGATAAAATTGATGGAAGTTTATTCAACTATTCAGTTAGCAATAGCTTAATAAAATACAGTCCTTCTAGTGAAGAATTAAAGAACAATCCACAAATGGATTTTACAAACACAGCTTTTTATCAAGACATCATTGCAAACGGAAATCCTAATTTTAGAGATACTCAAAAAGAAGATTTTATAATTGGCGAAAAAAGTGATGCAATAAACAAAGCTGCACCAACTTCTTTTTCTGAAGATATTTTAGGTATAAATAGAACTGCTGCTCCAGATATTGGTGCATATCAGCATATTATTTTTGATTAATATCAGATTCTAAATTCTTTTTCTTTCTATAATTCATTAAAAATATACCAGCAAGTACTGTCCATAGGATTCTGTAT harbors:
- a CDS encoding glutaminyl-peptide cyclotransferase, giving the protein MKFIHIMKNKAILISFFAFIFLATSCSDDYSFSLETPKKTTLNQTIKVSLKEKNDKEIKNIQFFVNGKEVSSEGNSVTINTTDLGVGKHSVSALTFFEGGSKKTNNSFEVFADKPYQAYTYKIINTFPHDTKAYTQGLEYYNGYLYETTGRNGQSTLRKVEIETGNVLQKVDLDKKYFGEGMTIVNGKIIWLTWQAKKGFVFDLETFKQEKEFAYNKSKEGWGLTHNETELIKSDGSNKIWFLDKETQQEKHFIQAYNHKQSISQLNELELIDGKIYANYWQKPLIAIINPDNGVVEGIVDLRGLKAEMEKTQKLKEQDDVLNGIAYDAENKRLFVTGKNWGKLFEIELIKK
- a CDS encoding type B 50S ribosomal protein L31, encoding MKKGIHPENYRMVAFKDMSNEDVFLTRSTVDTKETLEVDGVEYPLVKLEISRTSHPFYTGKSKLIDAAGRIDKFKNKYAKFKKD